Genomic DNA from Pistricoccus aurantiacus:
CGCCGCGGCGTTCTGTTCCACGTGTGCCGAAGTGGCCGCCTTGGGAATGGCGATCACGTCACGCCTGCGGTCCACCGGGCGAATCGCCCAGGCCAATAGCACTTGCGCCGGGGTGGCGTTCAGCTCATTGGCGATGGCTTCCACGGTGGAGTCGGTCAGCAGTTCTTTGCGCAGGCTGCCGCCCTGGGCGATGGGGCAATAGGCCATGATCGGCATGTCGTGTTCCCGCTGCCAGGGGCGCAGGGAGTGCTCGATCCCTCGGGAGCCCAGATGATAGAGCACCTGGTTCACCGCGCATTCCGAACCGCCGCTGGTGCGGTAGAGAGCCTGCATGTCGTCCGCGTCGAAGTTGGAGACGCCGAAGCGCTTGATCTTGCCTTGCTCTCGCAGGCGCTGGAAGGCATCAACCGTTTCCTCCAGGGGGATGCTGCCAGGCCAGTGCAGAAGATAAAGATCCAGGCAGTCGATACCCAGGCGTTTCAGGCTGTTTTCGCAGGCCTTGATGGCGCCTTTGCTTCCGGCGTTCCAGGGATAGACCTTGGAAACCACGAAAGCCTGATCGCGGCGGCCGCGAAGGGCTTCGCCGACAACCTTTTCCGCGGCGCCTTCGCCGTACATTTCCGCGGTGTCGATCAGCCTCAGGCCAAGTTCCAGCCCCTGCTGCAGCGCCTTGACTTCCTGATCCTTCGGCACCAGGCCTTCGCCCATGTACCAGGTACCCTGACCGATGGCAGGAAGCTGGATGGCGGCTTGATCGCCTTGAGCGGCAAGGGTGACGCTGGGGATATCTTGATTCGGCATGCATGGCTCCTGTCGTGAAAAGGATTTAATGAACTTTGGTTGCTGAGACGCGAAGTTTCAATGCCGTTGTCCGCTATACTCTTTTCTCTTCGTGCCCTTGCTTCCTAATTCTCGCCTTCCTCTTGTGCTTTTTACTGGATGCCCCATGACAGATAACGCCGTTAGCCTGAACCAGACCCGGGATTGGGTGAAGCGCTTTGTAGTGGCTCGGGATATTTGCCCCTTTGCACGGCGGGAGCTCGATCGCGACAGCATCCACTACGTGGCGGTGAGTGCTCGATCCTTCGAGTCGGCGCTGCTGGCACTGATCGACGAATGCCGCCGCCTCGATGACGATCCGGGTATCGAGACGACCTTGCTGGTACTGACCCAAGGGGTGGCGGATTTCGATGATTACCTGGACCT
This window encodes:
- a CDS encoding aldo/keto reductase; the protein is MPNQDIPSVTLAAQGDQAAIQLPAIGQGTWYMGEGLVPKDQEVKALQQGLELGLRLIDTAEMYGEGAAEKVVGEALRGRRDQAFVVSKVYPWNAGSKGAIKACENSLKRLGIDCLDLYLLHWPGSIPLEETVDAFQRLREQGKIKRFGVSNFDADDMQALYRTSGGSECAVNQVLYHLGSRGIEHSLRPWQREHDMPIMAYCPIAQGGSLRKELLTDSTVEAIANELNATPAQVLLAWAIRPVDRRRDVIAIPKAATSAHVEQNAAALSLQLNDDALARLDEAFPAPQRKTSLDIV